The proteins below are encoded in one region of Triticum aestivum cultivar Chinese Spring chromosome 1B, IWGSC CS RefSeq v2.1, whole genome shotgun sequence:
- the LOC123145467 gene encoding extensin-like encodes MRSLPIVVLSLLILIFAAHVSQADDKGSSVGNGKDSHDGDDHKSNGVGPVKKPKCPKPGHGPKNHDNDGRGPPEKECDDGETTPSSPGPSPDQGNGSPSPPPSLSYSPPMTPSPPPPSETSPPTTPPPYQPSNQSPPPPSSSSPPPTPSSSPPVTPPTYEPNDQSPPPPLNPPPIPPPPPSSAPAAPPMNPTNDQPPPPTTSSSPPLLAPATPPTPPSSPLVTPPSYEPNDQSPPPPLNPPSIASPPSSSPPALPPMNPTNDQPPPPSPSSNPPPLAPATPPTPPSSPPVTPPSYEPNNQSPPPTLNPTSIPSPPPSSPTAAPPMNPTNDQPPPPSASSSPPPIAPTTQPPPSSPPATPPTDSTEEETPTSPPASSPPVTLSSPPPPSSSTPPAPSIATPPLASPPTTPPTYQANDQSPPPPPSYSLPPSALASPPPPPLSPPAIAPTTSAPPPSTYPSPMSSPPATPPTDSTDEQTPSPPPSNPPVALSSPPPPSSSTPPAPSIATPPLSSPPATPPMYQADDQSPPPPPSYSLPPTALASPPPPLSPPAIAPTTSAPPPSTSPSPMSSPPATPPTDSTDEQTPSPPSSSPPVTLSSPPPPSSSTPPAPSIATRPLSSPPATPPTYQADDQSPPPTTSYSPPPTALASPPPPPLSPPAIAPTTSTPPPSTSPSSMSSPPATPPTDSTDEQTPSPTSSTPPVALSSPPPPSSSTPPAPSIATPPLSSPPATPPTYQADDQSPPPPPSYSPPPTALASPPPPPLSPPAIAPTTSAPPPSTSPSPMSSPPATPPTNQGNHPPPSSPLSPPTTPPMYQVNQPPPPPQFSPPATSPTYQGNAPPPASAPAALSPSAAAPPPGAPTGNGWVQVQNFHDALYWQIGRFVVFKLVNKKDNSLVDVLYVGMQPAGKGNNYFLVIKVADEYKKVGKYHVLLWGVPGSADEAWKVYWLKFVG; translated from the coding sequence ATGAGATCGCTGCCCATTGTAGTTCTATCCCTCCTAATTCTTATCTTTGCTGCCCATGTATCCCAAGCCGATGACAAGGGCTCTTCGGTTGGAAATGGGAAGGATTCCCATGACGGTGATGATCATAAATCAAATGGTGTAGGGCCGGTGAAAAAACCAAAATGCCCTAAGCCCGGACATGGTCCGAAAAACCATGACAATGATGGTCGAGGACCACCGGAAAAGGAGTGCGATGATGGAGAGACAACGCCGTCATCACCTGGGCCTTCCCCAGACCAAGGTAATGGTTCCCCATCACCACCGCCATCCCTGTCCTATTCACCACCCATGACACCATCACCTCCACCTCCATCAGAAACTAGTCCTCCTACTACACCTCCACCCTACCAGCCTAGCAACCAATCTCCTCCTCCGCCGTCATCATCAAGCCCTCCACCAACACCTTCATCTAGTCCCCCTGTTACACCTCCAACCTACGAACCTAATGATCAATCGCCGCCGCCTCCATTGAATCCTCCGCCCATTCCCCCACCACCTCCATCTAGTGCGCCTGCGGCACCTCCAATGAACCCGACTAATGATCAACCTCCTCCACCAACGACGTCATCTAGCCCCCCACTACTAGCTCCAGCCACCCCACCAACACCTCCATCTAGTCCCCTTGTTACGCCTCCATCCTACGAACCTAACGATCAATCGCCACCACCTCCATTGAATCCTCCGTCCATTGCCTCACCACCTTCATCTAGCCCACCTGCCTTACCTCCAATGAACCCGACAAATGATCAACCTCCTCCACCATCTCCATCATCTAACCCCCCACCACTAGCTCCAGCCACCCCACCAACACCTCCATCTAGTCCCCCTGTTACGCCTCCATCCTACGAACCTAACAATCAATCGCCACCACCTACATTGAATCCCACTTCCATTCCCTCACCACCTCCATCAAGCCCAACTGCGGCACCTCCTATGAACCCGACTAATGATCAGCCTCCTCCACCATCGGCGTCATCTAGCCCCCCACCAATAGCCCCAACTACTCAACCACCTCCCTCTAGCCCACCTGCTACACCTCCAACAGACTCAACAGAGGAGGAAACTCCTACATCACCACCAGCATCTAGTCCACCGGTAACTCTATCAAGTCCTCCACCACCGTCATCGAGTACACCACCGGCTCCATCCATCGCCACACCACCTTTGGCTAGTCCCCCTACTACACCTCCAACGTACCAAGCTAATGACCAGTCCCCTCCACCTCCACCATCATATAGTCTGCCGCCATCAGCTTTAGCtagtcctccaccaccaccattgaGTCCACCGGCAATAGCACCAACCACTAGCGCACCTCCTCCATCTACTTACCCATCACCTATGTCTAGTCCACCAGCAACACCTCCAACGGACTCAACTGATGAGCAaactccatcaccaccaccatctaaTCCACCAGTAGCTCTATCAAGTCCTCCACCACCATCATCGAGTACACCACCGGCTCCATCCATTGCCACACCACCTTTGTCTagtccccctgctacacctccaaTGTACCAAGCTGATGACCAGTCCCCTCCACCTCCACCATCATACAGTCTGCCACCGACAGCTTTAGCTAGTCCACCACCACCATTGAGTCCACCGGCAATAGCACCAACCACTAGCGCACCTCCTCCATCTACTTCCCCATCGCCTATGTCTAGTCCACCAGCAACACCTCCAACAGACTCAACTGATGAGCAAActccatcaccaccatcatctagTCCACCGGTAACTCTATCAAGTCCTCCACCACCATCATCGAGTACACCACCAGCTCCATCTATTGCCACACGACCTTTGTCTAGCCCTCCTGCTACACCTCCAACGTACCAAGCTGATGACCAGTCCCCTCCACCTACAACATCATACAGTCCACCACCGACAGCTTTAGCTAGTCCTCCACCACCACCGTTGAGTCCACCGGCAATAGCACCAACCACTAGCACACCTCCTCCATCTACTTCCCCATCCTCTATGTCTAGTCCACCAGCAACACCTCCAACGGACTCAACTGATGAGCAAACTCCATCACCAACATCATCTACTCCACCAGTAGCTCTATCAAGTCCTCCACCACCATCCTCGAGTACACCACCGGCTCCATCCATTGCCACACCACCTTTGTCTAGTCCTCCTGCTACACCTCCAACATACCAAGCTGATGACCAATCCCCTCCACCTCCACCATCATATAGTCCGCCACCGACAGCTTTAGCtagtcctccaccaccaccattgaGTCCACCAGCAATAGCACCAACCACTAGCGCACCTCCTCCATCTACTTCCCCATCGCCTATGTCTAGTCCACCAGCAACACCTCCGACCAACCAAGGTAACCacccaccgccatcatcaccattaAGTCCACCTACCACACCTCCGATGTACCAAGTTAAccaaccaccgccgccaccacaaTTTAGTCCCCCAGCCACATCTCCGACCTATCAAGGTAATGCCCCACCACCGGCATCGGCACCAGCAGCACTTAGTCCCTCAGCTGCAGCACCGCCACCTGGTGCCCCTACTGGCAATGGATGGGTGCAAGTTCAGAATTTTCATGACGCCCTATACTGGCAAATCGGGCGCTTTGTGGTGTTCAAGTTGGTAAACAAGAAGGACAACTCCCTTGTTGATGTGCTCTATGTGGGCATGCAACCTGCAGGAAAGGGCAACAACTACTTTCTTGTGATAAAAGTAGCAGATGAATATAAGAAGGTCGGCAAGTATCATGTGCTCCTATGGGGTGTGCCCGGGTCAGCAGATGAAGCATGGAAAGTATATTGGCTCAAATTTGTAGGATGA